The sequence TCACTCGAGGTCATGATGAAGGAGGGCGGGTTCCGCGAGGATCTCTATTACCGGCTCAACGTGTTCTCGCTGCAGATCCCACCGCTACGCGAGCGGGCCGAGGACGTGCCGCTGCTGGCCGAGCACTTCATCCGCAACTCGCGTGTGATGCACAAGCGCTCCACACGAATCTCGGAGAGGGCCATGGAGGTTCTGCGCCGGTACCCTTGGCCCGGAAACGTGCGCGAGCTCGAGAACGTGATCGAGCGAGCCCTCATCCTGTGCGACGGCGGCGTCATCGAGTCCGAGCATCTGCCCCTGGGGGTCAGGCTCGAGCCTGCGTTCCATGGCGGCGGGCAGAACGATCGGCTCGTCACGCTGGCGGAGGTCGAGCGCCGCCACCTAAAGCGGGTCCTCGAGGAGTGCAAGGGCCATCGCCAGAAGGCTGCCGCGATCCTCGGCATCAGCGAGCGCAACCTCTACCGCAAGCTGAAGGAGCTCGAGGCCCAGGATGCCGCAGCCCGGGAAGCCGCCGGCCGAGGAGCTGGCCCCGCGGACTGAACCGCTTCTTGCTCTTTCCTTCTCGGCTTTCCAGGCCAGAAACCTCCAGCCCTGAATGCCGGTGAGGCACGCGAGTTGCGTTCTGGAAGGGGAGCCGGGGTTTCCCCTGCGCGGCCTCTGGCGAAGGAGAGAAGGCGTGCCACACATCCTGATCCACGACCCCCGCGGGCCACACGAGGAGTGGCAGAAGCTGTTGGCTGCAAGAGGCCGCGACGTCGTCGTGTGCTGCGACCGCGATTCGTTCGTAAACGCTCTGGGCGAACGCCGGCCTGACGTGCTGGTCTACGTCCTCACCGATCTCGAATTGGATCTACAGCTGTTGTTCGAGCTTCGGCGGGTCGCGTCGACGCTTCCCATCGTGCTCCTGGACGGCCCCACGGATCTCGAGATCCGGCGCCGCGTTCAGAAGCTGAATCCGACGTATTACGGCGTATCGCCGACCGATAGCTCGGAAGTGAGCGATGTCGTCCGGAGCACATTGGGCCGCGTCATGGATCGCATGACCCCGCTTTCCTGACGATATGACGATGCCGCCTGACAGAAAGACATGCGAACCCGCCGCTCCGATCTGACCGCGTGCGGGACCTAATTTTCCTTCAGCGCTTGGGCCAGGACCCCGAGGAGATCGTCGACGCTATACGGCTTGGGCAGGAAACCGGAGAACGCAATGCCTTTCGTGTCGGCGAGTCGGCGTTTATCCGCCAGCCCACTGCTCGCGATCAGCCGCAAGCCCGGATCCATCCGCTTCAGGGCCCGCGCGGCCGCCAGGCCGTCCATGAGAGGCATCGTCATGTCGAGCACCACCGCCGCGACTTCTCCGCGATGATGCCCGAGCTGCTTGACCGCGCTGGGCCCGTCTTCGGCGGTCATCACCCGATAGCCGAAGGTGGCCAGGGCACGGCCGGTCATTTCCCGGATGCCCGGCTCATCGTCCACGACCATCACCAACTCGCCGTTCCCCGATGGCAAGGACGCGGCGCGTCCCTCTATCGCGTGAAGTGAGTCCGCGGCCGGATCGGGAGGAACGGCCGGCAGGTAGATCGTGAAGCGAGTGCCCTTGCCAGTTTCGCTGTCGACGTCGATGAAACCCCCGTGCCCCCGGATGATCCCGAGCGAGGTCGACAGGCCGAGGCCGGTGCCCTCGCCCTGCGGCTTCGTCGTGAAGAAGGGGTCGAAGATCCGATCCATGTGCTCGGCCGCGATTCCGGTTCCGGTGTCCGCGACGGCGATCGAGAGGTAATGGCCGGGACGTGCTTCCAGCGGGATCGGCGCCCGGTTTGGATCGAGCGCGACGTTTCGGGCCGTGAACGTGAGCGCTCCGCCGCCGGTCATGGCATCCCGGGCATTCACTGCGAGATTCATGAGGACCTGGTGAATCTGGGTCGCGTCAATGTGTGCCAGCCACAGGTCGGATGGCACTTCTTGCCGCAACCGAATATTGCGGGGCAATGTTTCACGCAGGATCTCGCAGACCTCGCGAATGATGTGCTTCACCGGTGTGGGGACGCGATCTCCCTCGATACCACGGGCGAACGAGAGCACCTGCCGGACGATGTTGGCTGCCCGTTCGGTGAGGCTTCCCAGCATCGCCACACATTCGAGACCTTCCGGGTCGTTGGCCAGCTTTCGTTCCAGCAGTCGCACCGAGACCATGATCGGGGCGAGGATGTTGTTGAGATCGTGGGCGAGGCCCCCCGCCAGGGTCCCAACGCTCTCGAGTCGTTGCGCGCGTAACAGCTGCGCCTCCGCAAGCCGCTTTTCGGTGATGTCGCGGAGGATGACGGTGAAGAGCTTCCGTCCGTGAACCTCGACCTGCGAGATCGAGGCTTCCATCGGAAACTCCTCGCCGTTCGCGCGCAGACCGGACAACGGGATGAGCCGGCCGATCGAACGCCGGGTGGTGCCGCTCACTCCGAATTGCCTGACCTGCTCGCCGTGAGCCGCGCGGAAGCGCTCCGGAATGAATCGATCGAGAGGCTGCCCGATCGCTTCGGCGGCGTGGATCCCGAAGGTCTTCTCGGCAGCCGCATTGAACACGATGACGCGCTGGTCGTCGTCGACCGTGATGATGGCATCCATCGCCGAGCCCACGATGCTGGCCAGGCGGGTTTCGGCATCGGAGTTCTCCTCGATCATGACGGCATGATGGAGCGCGGCGTTGCCCGTGTCTAGCGAACGACCCGCAGCCGGGACCCGCATGACAACCGCGACATCGGCTGCCACCTTGGCAGCCCGGACGCCTCGCTGGGTGCGAGGGAGCCGGATGGGCCGACTCGCAACCCGCCTCTCGAATTGCGACTTGTGGAGCACCGGTCTCGCTGACGAGTCGCACATGGTGATGGCACGAGGAATGCCCTGTACCGACGATGCTCGCGAGGGGCGTCTCTGGACCCGCGCAGGCAAATGCTCGCACTCCGAGAGACGCGGAAAGGAGAAGGTCATGAAAGCGCTGGTTCCGGATAACAGGCTGGCCACGTTCCGCAAGGAAATGGATCGGTTCTTCGATCGGCTGTGGGACGGCGACGACATGCCCGTCGGGGCGTGGACTCCGGATATCGACATCGCGGAGACCCCGGAAGCCTTGACCGTGAAGGCCGAGATCCCGGGGATCGAGCCCAGGGACATGCAGGTCGTGCTGGAGAACGGCGTGCTCGTCTTGCGGGGTGAGAAACGGCAGGTGACCGAGGAGAAAGAAGAGCGGCTGTATCGGAACGAACGGCACTACGGATCATTCGTCCGTAGCCTCCGGCTCCCGGCGAACGTCGACGCATCGAGGGTCTCGGCCATGTTCAAGAATGGCGTGCTGACCGTGGTGATGCCGAAGACTGCCGAAGCCAGGGGGAAGTCGATCCCGATCAAGACCGAGTAAGGTCTTCCGGCTCTCCACCTGTCAGATGCGGGCCGCTCCATCGGAGCGGCCCGCAAACTTTCAGGCCAACCCTGAGGTGCGCGTGGAGCCGTTCGGTCAGCGTCGCCGCGAACGCCAGATGCTGCCGACCACCCAGACGCCGAAGAGCAGCGAAAACAGGAAGCCGAGCGCGAAGAGCCACCACAGATGCGAAGCGAGCCCGTCGCTTCTGCGGAACCCGAGCGCCACGCCGAGAGCCACCACTGAAGCCGCGAGGATCATGGCCAGCGCCAATCGGTTGGTCATGCCCTGCAGTTCCTGGGCGAACTTCGTGAGCCCCTCGTGCTTCACGTTCAGCTCCAGCTCGCCTCGTTCCAGCCGGCCGAGGAGGCGACCCGCTCGCCGCGGAAACCCGAGACCCAGTTCGGCGGCTTCGGCCGCGGCCCGTCCCAGACGCACGACGCCGGCGGCCGGCGAACGCGAGGCTTCCCAGTGCTTGCGGAAGATCGGGCTCGCGAACTCGAAGTACTGGAACCCAGGGTCGAGCATGAGCCCCAGTCCTTCGCTCATGCTCACGACTCGAAGGAGCAGCGCCAGCTCTCCCGGAAGCTGGAGGCGGTGCCTGAAGGCGATCTCGCTCAGTTCACGGGTCACGGCGGCCGCGCTCAGCTCCCGGATCGACCGGCCGTGATAGCGGCTCATCAGATGATCGAGATCGTGAATGAACGCCGCTTTGTCGGCGTTTCGCCCCGCCACACCGAGCGCGAACAACTCCTCGGCCAGCGATTCGGGATCCTGGTCGAGCATGGCGAATCCCCCGCGCAGCAGGTGGTCCCGAACCCCTTCGCTGACACGGCCTACCATGCCGAAATCGACGACCGCGATCGCTCCGTCGGGCTGGACGAAGAAGTTGCCCGGGTGAGGGTCCGCGTGGAAGAACCCCAGCTCCAGGACCTCTCTCAGGAACATGCGGGCGGCATTCTGGGCGATGGTGCGGCGAGGGATCTTGAGCGCTTCGATACGATCGACGTCGGTCACCTTGATGCCCGTCACACGGTCGAGAGTCAAGACGCGTTCGGTCGTATGGCTCCAGTGGACCCGCGGGATCCAGATGGTCGGATCGTCCGCGAACGCGTTGCCCAGCCGTTCGGCATTGCGGCCTTCGCGCACGTAGTCCAGCTCGTTACGCAGCGTGTAAGCAAACTCCGACACCACCGGCATCAGCTCGTAGTCGCTGCCGAACCGCGTATGGGTCTGGGCCCACAGCGTCAGCCGGTCGAGGATCTCGAGGTCTCGCTCGACTTCCTCGATGACGTCCGGCCGGCGCACCTTGACCACCACCGATGTCCCATCGGGGAGCCGCGCGGCATGCACCTGGCCGATCGAAGCCGTCGCCAAGGGTTCGCGGTCGAAACTCTGAAAGAGGCTCTCGAGCGATTGCCCGAAGTCCTCCCGGATGGTGCGCTCCACGTGCGGGAAGGGGACGCGCGGTGCGGCGTCCTGGAGCTTGGCCAGCTCCGCGATGTATTCAGGTGGAACGAGGTCGGCGCGCGTGCTCGCCATCTGTCCGAGCTTGATGAAGGTGACCCCGAGCTCGCTGAGGGCAACCCGCAGCCGCTCGGGCGGGCTGATGCTGCGATCCCGAGCGTGCCACCAACGCGAGGCGAAGCGCCCGAAACCGGCGTGATCGACGAACGCGCCCAGCCCGTGTCGGGTCAGAATCCGGGCGACGTCACGCGACCGCGAAACGAGATCCGGGTCGGTGAACCATGATCGGACGGGCATGATGGCCATCGTTCCTCCCAGAGCGAGCCTCACCGCGATTCAGGGCACGACGCATGCCAGTGAGGAACCGAGGCGCCCCAGGCGATGGCGCTGGCGCGTCTGGCGAAACCTCGGTGAGGTATGGGCATGCGCACTTCCCGAACCTCCCTGGCCTTGGCGGGCACGGGAGCGGAGGCCGTCCGGCCCCGACAGAACGTCAGTCCGGCTGACAGCTGGTCACGTCGGGCGGTGGCTGGGTTGTTGTTCTCGGCGATGCCCTGGCTGATGCGGCTCGCGTCCGCGGTGAGCTTCAGGAGTATCCAGGTGCGGGGCGCCGAGCGGTTTCCGAAGCGGGGACCCGTTCTCCTGGTCGCCAATCATCCGGCGACCTGGACCGATGTGCTGGTCCTGCACGTGGCGCTGGGGCGCAAACTCCACTTCCTGGCGCAGGAGCCGCTGTTCCGGCCGACCGTTCGCGCCTGGCTCCTGCGACTATACGGCGCGCTTCCGGTGTCCAGTTCCGGAAACGCGGCCGAGCGGGGAGTCCGCAACGAGAGAACGCTGAAGCGCTGTCGAAGGCTGCTGGAACGAGGAGAGGTCATCGCCATCTTCCCCGAAGGCGTCAGCGAGGTGGACCGCTCGATCCTGGCGTTCAAGCCGGGAGCAGCGCGCATCGCCCTCGACAGCTGCGGCAGCGTACGCCCCCTGCCGGTCGTTCCGACAGGCATTCACTACGTGGACCGCACCGCGTTCCGGACGCACGTCGTGGTCAGCATCGGTCATCCGGTTCGGCTACCCATCCCGCCCGAGTCGGAGCACATCGAAGGCTGGATCGCGGCTACGACGGCGCGACTGGAAGATGCGGTGACCAGGCTGATCCTCGATCTGCCGGATCCGAGGATTCGCGCCGCGGTGGAGGAACTCGCGCCGCTGATCTCCTGTAAGCCCTCGAGCGACCCTGCGGGCTTCCGGCGCTCGCGGTGCGTCGCGCGATGGCTCTTGATGCTGCGGGGAGCCCGGCCGGCCGACTTCGCCAGCACGCTGCGCCACGCGCGGCGCCATCGGAAGTTGCGCGAGGCGCTTGCTCTCGAGCCGCTGGACGTGAGCGATCGATCGTGGGTGCACCAGGCTGGCCTGGTGCTCTCCCTGGTCGCGGGAGCGCCGCCGGCGCTGATCGGTCTGATCCTCAACGGCCCTCCGGCACTGCTCGCGGAGCACGTCGCGCGCCGCTTCGACCCGACCCGTGTGGCGCTGGCCCGGATCGCCGCCGGAGCCGCGCTGTTTGGATTGTGGTATGCAGTGATCGTCGCAGGGGCTGCAGTCGTCGGGCGCTCCCTCTGGGTCGTACTCGCGACTCTGTTCGCGACCCTGGCGTTGGCCGGTTGCGCCGTGGTCTGGAGCGATGCGTGGCATGACGCGCATGCGCGCTTTCGCTGGGTGCAGTCGTGGCGAAGCCCTCGGCTCATGGCGCAGCTCCGGGCGGAGCGCGCGGCGCTGTTGAGCGTGTTGGAGCAGACGCCCGCAGGTCGGGCGCGGAGCAAGGCTGGGGAGACCGCGGGGTGAGTCTGCTCCATACCCATCGCTTCTCGAGCTGGGTGCGCGGCCATCTGGTGTGCCGTGTCGAGGACGTGCCCGATCGATTCGCGCTCACCTTCGACGATGGTCCAAGTGCCGAAGCAACTTCGAAGATTCTCGACCGGCTCGCCGCGCACGGCGCGACGGCCACGTTCTTCGTTCTCGCCGGCAACGTGCGTCGCCACCCCGAGCTGATCCGGCGGGCGATCGCCGAGGGCCACGAGATCGGCCTCCACGGCGACCGACACTGGCCGCTGCCGCTGCTGCTGCCGGCCGGGATCCGAGGCGAGATCGAGCGTTGCGCCGCCGCCGTGGCCGAGGCCTCGGGCGTGAGGCCGCTCCACTACCGCCCTCCCTTCGGGTTCATGATGCCCGGGCAATCCTGGTTCGTGCGCCGTCTCGGGTTCATCTCGGTGCTCGGCGACGTCTACCCGGAGGACGCACACAATCCAGGGGTCGACCGGATCGCTCGCCGCGTCCTCACGCGGCTCACCGCCGGGTCGATCCTCATCCTCCACGACGGCAGCCCTCTCCCGGGGGCGGACCGTCGCCAGACCGTGGCGGCCCTCGAGGCCATTCTCGATGAGACCATGGCGAGAGGACTGAAGGCTGTGAGCGTGAACGAGCTGCTGAACCCTCTTCCATCAGCGGGAACCCGATCCGCGCGGCCCGGACACGTTGTACCCGCTGATCCTCCGGCGGCGCGCCATCCCCGGACCGCTGTCCTTCCCGGCGGCGATTAGCGGCGTGCCGATCGAAGCACGTGGATCAGCACGAGCCCGCCGGCCACGGGAAGCGCGAGGTCGGGCCGAATGCCCAGCGTGAACGCCGCCGAGCCACCGATTCCGCACCAGAGCAATGGTACGCCGCGAAGACATCCAGGAACTGTCGATGCGTGAAAGGGAGCTGCATCGATCGCTCAATGCCCGTGAGCAGGTCCTTGATCCGCTTCCTCCATGTGGCCTTGCGCGGCGCTGGTGGCCGCACGATGGAGATCCTCCACGTAGTGCACGAACTCGACGTAGGCGGAGACGTAACGCCGTCCCGCCTCGACGCTGTCTCCCGCGTGGCGCTTTCCTTCGAGCAACCGTTTGAAGTGCGACGAGACCCCGGCATTCATCGCATCGCCGAGGAGAACGGAGACTGGTTTGGGATCCCCAGTAGCCAGTGCGCGATCTGCAGCCGGGATCGCGGGACCGAGATCGCGGCCGGCTGGCTTCAAGCCCGTGAACGGCGCTCCCTCCCCGGCACGATGGACGCGTACCAGCGTTTCGAAGAAGTAAAGGTCAGCAAGCTCCTTCGCCTGGGAGCCGAGACGGCGCACCTCGATCGCGCGTGAGAACGCCTGCCTGATCTCCGCCTCATCCGGTTCACGGACCCAGATCAGCGCCGCCTTCACGTCGCCGGCCTCGAGCGCGCGCCGTGCCGCGCTGACGACGGGACCATCGAGACCGTCGCAGTGAGCCGAAGCAGGAAGAGCTCTGAGCGCCAAAGCCAAGAGGAAACACCACGAGATCAAGGTGCGGATCGAACGCAGTCGGATATTCATCGCTACCTCCCAGCGTGGCCCGGTCCGCAGGAGGCGGTGCATCTCCTGGACCAGCAGGTGAAGACGGGCCCCCATGCGAATACGGGTCCGCCGACCAGCGAGGAAGCCGCCGGGATGTCAGGCGTCCTGCCATCCTGACCGATGGGCGCGGGGCAACCCTCGCCCGCCATCGTGTATGTCCAACGCCCACAAGCCCGGAGTCGGGTGTCCTCGCGCCCGCGGAGTGGCATGTCCGATGCGGTCGCTGGGTCCAGTCCATGCATGCAAAGCGCCCGCGCCAGTGCCGGGTCCACGACCTGAGGGTGGACGACGCCCATGCCGACCTCCTCGAAGCACGGAAGCACAAGGTTTCCTGAGGACAGGCTGCGGGGCCATCCCGCTGCTGTTCACGGGCACGTGGCCACGGGTGTTCGGCTCCTGCCGGCGTACTTCGTACTGGCATTCGGGATTTCCTGGACGCTCGTCCTTCTGATTGCCGCCAGAACCGGCCTGCCGGCCTTGCCTCGGGCGTCCACGAGCGACCGCATGCTCGTCTTCCTCGCGATGCTGGCAGGCCCCGCACTCGCATCACTCGGCCTCACGGCAGTCTTCGACCGAGCGCGTGGGCTGCGCGGCCTGGCTGAGAGCCTGATTCGCCGGCGAATCGGACAGCGCTGGCTCACTGCGGTCGCGTTCACGCCCGCGGTCCTCCTCACCATCCTCGGAGCGCTCTCGCTCGCGTCACCGAGCTTCCGGCCCTCGCTCAGCGGCTCGTCGCTGTGGATGGGCCTGGCGATGGCGCTCATCGGAGGATTCGGAGCCGGCTTGTTCGAGGAGCTCGGGTGGACGGGCTTCGCGACGCCCCGGCTGCTGGCGCACTTCGAGTGGTGGCGCACTGGGATCGTCCTGGGCGTCCTATGGGGTCTTTGGCACGTGCTTCCCGACTTCTGGGGCGGCTCGCACTACGGCACGCTGTGGCCGCTGCACATGTTCGAGTGGATTCTGGCGCTCACCGCTTACCGCGTCCTCATGACCTGGGCTTACCGGTGCACAGGCAGTCTGCTACTGGCCATGATGCTGCACGCGAGCTTCACCGGCGCTCAGATCCTGCTTTGGCCGCCGGGCGCCTCGATGGGCGCCGAGCTGCTGTGGTACGGCCTCCTCGTGGCGGCTCTGTGGCTCGCGGTCGCCTGGGTACTGATGCACGAACGCGCGCAGGAGCGCAGGGCCTCGAGCGCCGAACAAACCCGCCATCGACGCGCCCGTCGATCGGGTGTGGCCGTGGATCGCCCAGATGGGCTCAGACCGCGGCGGGACCAAATCCCGTCTCCGGATCGGAACCATCCTCGGGGGTTTCGCCGCCATGCCCATCCTGCGATCATGCAGCCCGTTCGCTCGCCAATCCGACAGGCGGCGCACGACGCGGCGACGCAGAGGCACTCGAAGGAAGGAAGTGAATCCATGAAGATCCTGGTGGGTGTCGACGATTCCGCTCACTCGAAAGCGGCTCTGGAATACATCAAGACCACGAAGTGGCCGGCCGGCACGAGATTCATGGTGCTCTCCGCCGCCTCCGAGGCCGTCGCGTACAGCCTGGTCGATGCCGGAGGGATTTCCTGGATGCAGGCCGCCGACCAGGACACGATCCGTCAGGCGGAGGAGCTGACGTCGCGCGTGGAGCGCGAGCTTCGAGACGCGGGACTGGCGACGGAAGCGCGTGTCTTCCGCGGCGACCCGCGCCAGGGGTTGGTCGAAGAGGCCCGAAGCTGGGGGGCGGATCTGATGGTGGTGGGCTCGCACGGCCGCACAGGCCTCGGCAAGCTCATCATGGGGAGCGTGGCCAGCCATGTGGTCAGCCACTCACCCTGCAGCGTCCTCGTCGTGAAGCCGAGCAGCGGTACGTCCGATGGTCGATAAGACGCGGGCGTCGCGATCGGCTTCCGTACGCTCAGGGTTGCTCGAGCGCGCGCGACGGCTCGCGCCGAATGCGGCGGCGGGGAGCGCCCTCACCGATCTGGCCACGGGATTGTCCGTGGTGGAGATCGCCGAGCGCCGAGGTCTGCCGCCGGCGACCCTGATCGGGATCGAGAGCTTTTACGACCAGCTTCGTCACGAGCCGCAGATCTGCGACGGAACTTCCTGCCACTTCGCGGGAGGCCGCAAGCTCGCCGATGCGCTCGGCCTGCCGACTGGAACCGTGCGATGCCTGGGACATTGTTATGCGGCGCCTTCGTTCCGCAGCGGCGATCGGGTCTTCGCCAAACCGAGCGACCGTACGCTCGAAGCGTGGATCGAAGCGTGGGGCGAGAGCGGAGATCCGACCGAGGATGTGCGCGCGATCCCCTGTTCGAGCCTGGCTCCTCGGCCCGTGGTGTTTCGAAACCTGCTTGCGGGCGCGTTCCCCGCGGGTTTGAGCGATTACGACCTGCCGGACGGCGAGGCGATCCTGGCTGCGGTGGAGGCCGCACGACTGCGCGGCCGCGGCGGCGCACTCTATCCCACGGCGGCGAAGTGGAAGGTGGCGCGAGATACGGCAGCGGAGCGACGCTGGGTGGTCGCGAATGGGGACGAGGGCGATCCCGGCTCGTTCGTCGACCGCCTGCTGCTCGAACAGGACCCCCACGCGATCCTGGCGGGCATGCTGGCCTGCGCGCGGGCGATCGCTGCGCGGCGCGGAATCGTCTACATCCGTGCCGAGTACCCGCGCGCACAGCGCATCGTGCGCGACGCGATCGCGCAAGCGCGCGCCGCGGGGAAGCTCGGACCCGAGTTCGACGTCGAGGTGGTCTCGGGCGCCGGATCTTACGTGTGCGGCGAGGAGACCGCGCTGCTCCGGTCCATCCAGGGCTTGCGCGGCGAGCCATGGATCAAGCCGCCGTATCCAGCGGTCGCCGGTCTGCACGGTGAGCCGACCGTCGTGCAGAACGTCGAGACCCTGGCGGTCATCCCGTGGGTGGCGCGCAACCGCGCCGTCACCGAGACCAAGGCGGTGAGTCTTGCGGGCGCGCTGCGCCGCCCCGGCGCGGTCGAAGTCCCTCTCGGGATGCCGCTGC comes from Candidatus Eisenbacteria bacterium and encodes:
- a CDS encoding universal stress protein, with product MLVFLAMLAGPALASLGLTAVFDRARGLRGLAESLIRRRIGQRWLTAVAFTPAVLLTILGALSLASPSFRPSLSGSSLWMGLAMALIGGFGAGLFEELGWTGFATPRLLAHFEWWRTGIVLGVLWGLWHVLPDFWGGSHYGTLWPLHMFEWILALTAYRVLMTWAYRCTGSLLLAMMLHASFTGAQILLWPPGASMGAELLWYGLLVAALWLAVAWVLMHERAQERRASSAEQTRHRRARRSGVAVDRPDGLRPRRDQIPSPDRNHPRGFRRHAHPAIMQPVRSPIRQAAHDAATQRHSKEGSESMKILVGVDDSAHSKAALEYIKTTKWPAGTRFMVLSAASEAVAYSLVDAGGISWMQAADQDTIRQAEELTSRVERELRDAGLATEARVFRGDPRQGLVEEARSWGADLMVVGSHGRTGLGKLIMGSVASHVVSHSPCSVLVVKPSSGTSDGR
- a CDS encoding NADH-ubiquinone oxidoreductase-F iron-sulfur binding region domain-containing protein, yielding MVDKTRASRSASVRSGLLERARRLAPNAAAGSALTDLATGLSVVEIAERRGLPPATLIGIESFYDQLRHEPQICDGTSCHFAGGRKLADALGLPTGTVRCLGHCYAAPSFRSGDRVFAKPSDRTLEAWIEAWGESGDPTEDVRAIPCSSLAPRPVVFRNLLAGAFPAGLSDYDLPDGEAILAAVEAARLRGRGGALYPTAAKWKVARDTAAERRWVVANGDEGDPGSFVDRLLLEQDPHAILAGMLACARAIAARRGIVYIRAEYPRAQRIVRDAIAQARAAGKLGPEFDVEVVSGAGSYVCGEETALLRSIQGLRGEPWIKPPYPAVAGLHGEPTVVQNVETLAVIPWVARNRAVTETKAVSLAGALRRPGAVEVPLGMPLRRVLELGGGGPPDGRTWSMALIGGPMGRVLPAHRFDTPLSYEALPGLGHAGIVVLDQSVRPRDLAEHLFAFARAESCGSCTPCRVGTARLAGIRERETLERLLTTMEIGSLCGFGQSVPRPIRDLIEHYGDEVLP
- a CDS encoding polysaccharide deacetylase family protein; protein product: MSLLHTHRFSSWVRGHLVCRVEDVPDRFALTFDDGPSAEATSKILDRLAAHGATATFFVLAGNVRRHPELIRRAIAEGHEIGLHGDRHWPLPLLLPAGIRGEIERCAAAVAEASGVRPLHYRPPFGFMMPGQSWFVRRLGFISVLGDVYPEDAHNPGVDRIARRVLTRLTAGSILILHDGSPLPGADRRQTVAALEAILDETMARGLKAVSVNELLNPLPSAGTRSARPGHVVPADPPAARHPRTAVLPGGD
- a CDS encoding ATP-binding protein, with protein sequence MRVPAAGRSLDTGNAALHHAVMIEENSDAETRLASIVGSAMDAIITVDDDQRVIVFNAAAEKTFGIHAAEAIGQPLDRFIPERFRAAHGEQVRQFGVSGTTRRSIGRLIPLSGLRANGEEFPMEASISQVEVHGRKLFTVILRDITEKRLAEAQLLRAQRLESVGTLAGGLAHDLNNILAPIMVSVRLLERKLANDPEGLECVAMLGSLTERAANIVRQVLSFARGIEGDRVPTPVKHIIREVCEILRETLPRNIRLRQEVPSDLWLAHIDATQIHQVLMNLAVNARDAMTGGGALTFTARNVALDPNRAPIPLEARPGHYLSIAVADTGTGIAAEHMDRIFDPFFTTKPQGEGTGLGLSTSLGIIRGHGGFIDVDSETGKGTRFTIYLPAVPPDPAADSLHAIEGRAASLPSGNGELVMVVDDEPGIREMTGRALATFGYRVMTAEDGPSAVKQLGHHRGEVAAVVLDMTMPLMDGLAAARALKRMDPGLRLIASSGLADKRRLADTKGIAFSGFLPKPYSVDDLLGVLAQALKEN
- a CDS encoding AarF/ABC1/UbiB kinase family protein codes for the protein MPVRSWFTDPDLVSRSRDVARILTRHGLGAFVDHAGFGRFASRWWHARDRSISPPERLRVALSELGVTFIKLGQMASTRADLVPPEYIAELAKLQDAAPRVPFPHVERTIREDFGQSLESLFQSFDREPLATASIGQVHAARLPDGTSVVVKVRRPDVIEEVERDLEILDRLTLWAQTHTRFGSDYELMPVVSEFAYTLRNELDYVREGRNAERLGNAFADDPTIWIPRVHWSHTTERVLTLDRVTGIKVTDVDRIEALKIPRRTIAQNAARMFLREVLELGFFHADPHPGNFFVQPDGAIAVVDFGMVGRVSEGVRDHLLRGGFAMLDQDPESLAEELFALGVAGRNADKAAFIHDLDHLMSRYHGRSIRELSAAAVTRELSEIAFRHRLQLPGELALLLRVVSMSEGLGLMLDPGFQYFEFASPIFRKHWEASRSPAAGVVRLGRAAAEAAELGLGFPRRAGRLLGRLERGELELNVKHEGLTKFAQELQGMTNRLALAMILAASVVALGVALGFRRSDGLASHLWWLFALGFLFSLLFGVWVVGSIWRSRRR
- a CDS encoding 1-acyl-sn-glycerol-3-phosphate acyltransferase — translated: MRTSRTSLALAGTGAEAVRPRQNVSPADSWSRRAVAGLLFSAMPWLMRLASAVSFRSIQVRGAERFPKRGPVLLVANHPATWTDVLVLHVALGRKLHFLAQEPLFRPTVRAWLLRLYGALPVSSSGNAAERGVRNERTLKRCRRLLERGEVIAIFPEGVSEVDRSILAFKPGAARIALDSCGSVRPLPVVPTGIHYVDRTAFRTHVVVSIGHPVRLPIPPESEHIEGWIAATTARLEDAVTRLILDLPDPRIRAAVEELAPLISCKPSSDPAGFRRSRCVARWLLMLRGARPADFASTLRHARRHRKLREALALEPLDVSDRSWVHQAGLVLSLVAGAPPALIGLILNGPPALLAEHVARRFDPTRVALARIAAGAALFGLWYAVIVAGAAVVGRSLWVVLATLFATLALAGCAVVWSDAWHDAHARFRWVQSWRSPRLMAQLRAERAALLSVLEQTPAGRARSKAGETAG
- a CDS encoding Hsp20/alpha crystallin family protein, yielding MKALVPDNRLATFRKEMDRFFDRLWDGDDMPVGAWTPDIDIAETPEALTVKAEIPGIEPRDMQVVLENGVLVLRGEKRQVTEEKEERLYRNERHYGSFVRSLRLPANVDASRVSAMFKNGVLTVVMPKTAEARGKSIPIKTE
- a CDS encoding DUF6448 family protein — its product is MNIRLRSIRTLISWCFLLALALRALPASAHCDGLDGPVVSAARRALEAGDVKAALIWVREPDEAEIRQAFSRAIEVRRLGSQAKELADLYFFETLVRVHRAGEGAPFTGLKPAGRDLGPAIPAADRALATGDPKPVSVLLGDAMNAGVSSHFKRLLEGKRHAGDSVEAGRRYVSAYVEFVHYVEDLHRAATSAAQGHMEEADQGPAHGH